The Fulvia fulva chromosome 1, complete sequence region CATACTTCCTGCTAAGAACGAGCATTCGCGCCTCCACCACATATCTCGCGTCGATGACTTCGTTATGGCCAGGAGACGAGCCACCCGCGGCGACGACAGGAGGTAGACGCAGTTGACTCGCGGCGCACATCAGGATCATGGGAAGGAGCCGGCAAGCCGCAGATGTAATCGCCACAGTCTTGACGAGGTCGAGAATATGGATCGCGATCGCTGCGAGCCAGGCGTGGACTTCATCAGGGTATTTTTCTCGAGAGGGTGTGATGATTGAAAGCGCGGCTGGGATGGTGCCTAAGCCCAAGGTCTCTCTAAGCAGCGCTGGGAAAGCGCCATAGATCTCCAGTAAGCCTACATATCTGTACGCATCAGCCATTTTTGAGAGGTCAATGCGAGGTGTTCTTGGGTCGTCGTAGTCGACGATGTCATCCGGCGAGGGAAGTTGAAGCTCTAAGAGGAGACCTTCCAATGTCTTCGTCCAAGCATCATCGATCACGCTCGGGCGTTCGTGGCCTCTTCTCTGAATGGGGAGACCACTTTGTTGTGGTCCGCGCTGCCTGCGGAGCACACGGCCAATCTCAGCGAGGAGGAAGCAGACATCATCCATGACAGCCGACCAAGGGTGAGGTGTCATTGGCTTGTCTCGTGTTGGCAGGGTAAGATCTGGCGCTTTGAGTCCTGACAATGGTGCAAGAGGTACTGGATCGACGAAGCTCGTCAGCATTTCCCAGTACATCATCGCGCTGAGAAAGAAGTCCTTGTGCGGCGATGCTACCAAGTCGTTCCTCTGTAGTTGTCCTTGTAGCAGATTTCGAGCAACTAGCAGGTACTGTAGGCCAAGACTGCTCGCTTGATGCCATGCAGCAGTAGGTCCAAGCAGCAACAGACTGAGCATTACTGCGTCCACGTCTACTTCTTTACTTCGCTTCTGCAAGGCCTGAAGATCTCGCTGTAGAGATGTCCATGCCTCAGAGCGTTTGCCGAGTCCGAGCGCATTGAGGTATGGATACCAATTCGCCAGATGGGCCAGTGACATGAATTGCACCGCCAGATGGACCGTCTGACTCTTCGGGTACAAGTCAGCCGTCAACGTCCGGAATGTGTTCAGATCGGAGTCGAAGCAAGAATACACGGTGCAAATATTGTTGAAGTAATAGTTGACCAAGTCATGGTCGGAAAAGCCTGGTACCTTGCTCGGTTGCGACAAGCGATAAAAAGTTTGGAGAAGTCCCGTGGAGCCAGAAGCACGACTTGACTGTTCCTTCAACTTCCGCTTCGTGTCCTCGTTCTCTGCTATCCGTGCTGGTAGTACGGACAATGTCTGACTTGCTTGGCCAGGAGAGTCGTCGGGACAAGTTGCCAGATTGGGCATGAGGTCCTCAAGTGGGAATGAGAAAGGATATGTCAGACCACCTTCTGCTGCCAAGTCGAAAGATGGCTCCATTAGAGGCGCTGTGAATCCGAAGTCTTCGTAGCCTGACAGATCGATATCTGGCCACTCTGGGACATCCCCCATCTCGTTGGACGCTCCACTCGGGATGGGCATGGCGGAAGCCTGCGCGGCCGTGCTGATGGTCCGAGCATCCGCCTCGGGTGGTGTCTGGTACATTGCGCCGACACCGAACTGCGAATTGCTGCTTGACGATGAGGCCGACTGTGCTACCGAGTTGCTCTCTGTCTGCGGCCGTTTCCGCGGTTGGTCGTAGACCTCGTGCTTGTTCGACCACCTGATCTGCTTGACATAGCCAGGACACTCGACACCATTCGCCGTGCACATTCTACATGCTGGTTTGGCCTCGTCGCACTTGACATGTTTCGACTTGCACCTCTGACAGCCGCCACGGGACTTGGGGCTCTTCAAGGTTCGCTTCATGGCACCAGCTCGTGGGGATGGCGGTGATGGCGGTGATGGTGGTGATGATGTGTTCTGCAGACTTGCCCTGCCAGTCCGACGAATTTCTCCCTGATGAGGCCAGCAGGCACCACTTGCTGCTGACAGGCATTATCTGTGCGGCGGCGGAAAGTGCATTGAAGTGAGCATCACGCTTTCTCCGCCTCCCAGTACTGGCACCCCCCCCCCCCGATATGGTGGATTGGGAACCCCAATGCGGTCTAGACCGCTTTCCGTCAACGTGTCACCGTGTCACCAGGGGTCTGACCCAGCCTCTTTGCTTGCTTGCTATCTTTAACAGCTATCCTACCCCGAACATCATTCTTCCAAACGTCCTGATTGATGTCTGCGTCCATCACCTTACTGTCATATCTACCTGTATCAACACAGCTTCTGATATAACTGCTTCACTGCGGACATTCCTCCCCGCTCAACGCTTACCCTTCAAGCGATGACGAGGCACTGAAGACTTGTACATGATGTTGATGTGCTAGCAAAGACCGGCGCTTCTACCACTGCAGTCCCTTCATACCATGGCTGGAAAGTCAACAACTCCGAAGAAGGCCACGCGCGGATTCTGAGGGACATGGCCTGATGAAGATCCCTGAACGATCAATTGTCATCGCCGTGTGATTGCCCCCGAAGCTCCACGCGGCAGGAGACCTCATGACATCGACCACATCATTGTATCTCAATGCCCTCGGAGACGAACGAGCGCACGAGCGAGGCCTGAAGCACGACGTGCGGTTGCACTATTCGGGAACCTCCCTACAGCTCGTTATCCCCCGTCTGAATTATGCTCGGATGCTGGATACAGCCCACATCGCTTGAACCAACAACTAGATGTGCGCTTCTGCCAGCGACGGCTCTGTCTTAGCGATGCAAATATGTGCCAAGGTGAGCCTCGCATGTCTCACAGCATCAGGTTGCATGCTTCTATCGAGCTGTATGCTGTCTGATGATCTATCCGGCAACGACAGCCGTAGTCTTATCCCTACAGTAGGTCAGCCAGCCACTTCGTAATGCTCTGATCATAGGCTGCAGCCGTGAAGGGCTGCCACTAGATATGCTTCCAGTCGTACAGGAACAGGCATAGCAAACGAGGGATGGACCTGCCGTAACAGGAAGGCATTCACGGCATGGCATTGAGCCCTTCCAGAGACAGCGGAGAAACCTCGTGACCTATTCTCTCGTGGAAAGGTGACTGTCCTCGCTCAGTTGCTCATACGTTGAAATATATGCATCGCATCGCAAGCAGCCGACCTCCTGGCCTACGAGACCAACCTTTTGGTAGAAGAACATGGCCGGCGTGCTTTCAGACGTCGATACACGATCGAATCAGAGCATCGTAGGAGGCCAGACGATTGTTGTCGATGTCTGTGGGCCAACCTCCAAGTGCTCTCGAGGGAAGAAGCTGCCGGGTGTACGAAGTCACGAGTGTCCTTCACTCGCGACGGCATCAACACCGCGGCCCATCGACTGCTTCTACAGTACATGCATCGATGTGCGCGCTCCGCTTCGACAGCACCTGCTTGCGTTGAGGTGATTGGAGCACGTTCCACGCAAGTCACAACCATCATTTGGACTTGAGCTCGGCGGCCATCCGCATTCACGTTACCTCCACATAACACGGCCCATCCCTCGACTCCTGTTCACATCTCTCACGATCTTCCTCCGACAATTCGCCCTTATCATGCACCTCAAGAATGTCTCGAGATGGGGCTTTGACTCGCCTGCTCCAGACATTCAACCCTGCCTTCCGACCTTTCTTGACCGGGATACCTCCATGCCAAGACGCCTCTATCCCGGTACCATTGGAGTGATAATTGTTCCAGAAGACCGCATTGCCTACGATGGGACGGAACTTCAATCCTGGTTGCGCATCGCAAGTGAGGACTCCTCTTGAGCACCAATCCAGGGCTGGAGGAGACGGCCAGGATGGAAAGGAGGTCTGGGAGGTGTCAGCGTGGGTTGAGTAAGCCGTGAGAGTGCGTGTGTAATTGGCGAGAACGTATGTCTTACCTCACCACCTTCGCAGGGCCCTCCATCGGGATCTCACATGCTACATACACGACAAAGTCGAGATCCTCGGATTCAGCATCGCTTCATGCCAATCGTGGTGAGGACGTATATACTCGTTGATGCCGTGCTTGACTGCATGAATATCCTCCACCCGGTCCACCGGCATGAAGCTCTGGAAGTCGGCGACTCGTTTGCGAATACATGATACGACTGCGTCGTCGTTGGGGAGTTTGGCCGAGACCGACGTTCGGAAGTTGCTGTCGTACTCTTTGCCAGCCGGACCGACTATGGCTGAGGGCTTGTAGTGTGGCTCGGCTAGTGCGAGGAGGTGTGAGGATTCATGTTTGGAGAGGAGGTTCTCGATGTATAGCATCAGGGGGTCTGCGGAGATGAGGCGGGTCGTATGGTGATGGTCAGGACATCCGGCTGCGTAGCGCTCGACTATGTCCGCTATGGCATCTGTTGAATTGGCGGCTGGGGCTGTTGTACTCGTTGATGCGATGTCTGGCAGCAGCTGAACCGTCTGCCAAAGCATGAGTCTGGTGCTAATCTGCGGCCACTTGTCGACGAAGAGGAAGACTGAAGTCGCTACCAACGCTGCTCTCGTCCATGTTAACCTGCCGCCCGTGGATGTCGAAGGCTCCACTATCGTGGGAGCCTCTTTTCTGTCCGAGTCATTCCGTAGTGCTCAAGGCCACGATTTACCATGAGTGGCACGACTCCCGTCTCATCCCCTGGCTCCATTTTGTGCCGATATCGAACCACTTTGGACAGGATCTGTGGCATGTGCTCGACTTCATGATGGCGCATGAGGATCATGCCAGTCACATGGCACACTCTGCGCGATCTCACACTTCGCGTGCTGAGGCCTATTGACATGGAGCTTTACCTCTTGCGATTACTTCTGGAATGGGCTCGGATGGTCCAAGCATGAACACGGTTCATACTACGCCAATTTGGACGTAACTCATTAAGTGTGCGCAACTGGGGAGCCGATGGCATGATTTCTACCGTCTATTTCGAGACCGACATAGGGTGTTACGTTGTTCCTCTCCACGGATCGCCGTCAATGACTTGTCCTCCAACATCATGGACCTTTTCTTCACCGCTGGCAAGCTTAGACTGCTCGGAATGTAGCACATCGGCATCCAGACTCACGCTGGACGCCGAGTTCAATGCGTCCAACGTATCGTTGATCATGATCACTGAGGCACAGTGCGCCGCATGTCCGAAGCCACGAACTCTTTTTGGGATCACGATCTTGGTCTCCGGGGCGCGAGCCTCCTTCATCCAGTTGTATATGCAGTGTGCCAAGTGGTGGGCGTGTACGGTATAGTACAGCTGACCCGTATCCGTAAACATTGCGATGTCTTCTTCTTCGGAAATGGGAGAACTCTTGTCCTGCTCTGCGTAGTATGGCCACTTGTAGTCGAACATTGCGGGTGCAGCATAGCGAAACGCATCGGTGATCTTGTCATCTCGGCAATGAGCTGGTAGCCAGGCAAGCTGGACGGGATCGTAAACGCAGTCATTCAATTTCGCCTCAGCGATTGATGCCCCAACGCCGGTGCTGAGCCGTCGCTCAGCCTTCGGACTGACCGTGTCCTTCTGTTGGTACCACACAGTAGCGTGGTCTTCTCAAACGATCCTCGCTTCATCCCCTCTTCAAGCAACCTGTCCTCGTCGGCGTTTACCGAAGAAGTGACTCAAGCCTGGTACTCCCTCATCCCCGGAGAATACCGCCTCCTTCCCATCGAAACACAGCCCACTAACTAACCTCGCATTTGAAGACGGCAGCGGATTCCTCCAAATCGTGCCCTCAATCCAGTCCCATGCCAACCTCCCACCACCTCTACTGTAACAATCCCACGCGCGGAAGGAGATGTCGAAAACGTCTACACcaccgccgtcttccacCAGCTCCATTGCCAGGAACACATCCTCAGGTCCTTCCTGGTCTACGACGGCACGTCAGAACACGCCCTGCATTGCTTCGACTACCTCCGCCAATCCTTGATGGGCTGCGGCGACACAGCTCTAGAAGGATCCGATCCGGGGACCAAGGGGGCGCACGCAACGCACGGGTGGGGAACGACGCATACGTGCAAGGACTGTGATGCGTTGAAGAGGGATGCTGTGGAGAGATGGATTCCGATGGCGCCGACGGGTTGGAGGGAGAGGCATGGCATGTTTCCCGACTCTCGTGGCGCTGGAAGACGATAATGTGATATGTTGTGGTTCCTGCCCCAGGTAGGAAGATGACGGGCGGTTAGGTCGCTCTCGCTTCGCGTGTGAAGACTGTCGCACCTGTGATAGTGGCAACCTGTAGGCAAATGTTGTGTACATCATCAATGATCGTGCTGTGATGCCCAGTCACGCAGCAATTTCAACACTGCACTACGAAGCAGTGGGCTAATACGTACATCAGTACTCAAAATCATCATCAGCAGCCGGCTTCTTATCCTTGCCCACCGACTCCTGCGCGCGGTACATCTCCGCCACCTGTCGACTACTCGTGGCCTGTTCCGCATTCTTGTCATCTCTCACGCGAATGAAGCGCGGGAAGCGTAGACTGACGCCCTTGTGAGTGCCGTCATTTCCAAACTCTGAACTCGCAGCGCGGTATCTCGGACTGAGCGTGAGATCGGCGGTCTTGACCTCCCAGACGAACTTCGGCTCGAACCATACATCTGGCTGGTCGTTCTTGCCCGTGGAGTGGTCGTAGAAGGGCTTGGGTCGGTCGATGACAAGTGGCGAGAGTGTGTCGTAGAGCTCCGCTAATAGAGCTTCGGAGAAGCCAGTGCCGATGTTGCAGACAGTCTCATATTGCTCGGAGCTAGTGTTGTAGCAGG contains the following coding sequences:
- a CDS encoding Beauvericin cluster-specific repressor, producing the protein MKRTLKSPKSRGGCQRCKSKHVKCDEAKPACRMCTANGVECPGYVKQIRWSNKHEVYDQPRKRPQTESNSVAQSASSSSSNSQFGVGAMYQTPPEADARTISTAAQASAMPIPSGASNEMGDVPEWPDIDLSGYEDFGFTAPLMEPSFDLAAEGGLTYPFSFPLEDLMPNLATCPDDSPGQASQTLSVLPARIAENEDTKRKLKEQSSRASGSTGLLQTFYRLSQPSKVPGFSDHDLVNYYFNNICTVYSCFDSDLNTFRTLTADLYPKSQTVHLAVQFMSLAHLANWYPYLNALGLGKRSEAWTSLQRDLQALQKRSKEVDVDAVMLSLLLLGPTAAWHQASSLGLQYLLVARNLLQGQLQRNDLVASPHKDFFLSAMMYWEMLTSFVDPVPLAPLSGLKAPDLTLPTRDKPMTPHPWSAVMDDVCFLLAEIGRVLRRQRGPQQSGLPIQRRGHERPSVIDDAWTKTLEGLLLELQLPSPDDIVDYDDPRTPRIDLSKMADAYRYVGLLEIYGAFPALLRETLGLGTIPAALSIITPSREKYPDEVHAWLAAIAIHILDLVKTVAITSAACRLLPMILMCAASQLRLPPVVAAGGSSPGHNEVIDARYVVEARMLVLSRKYAQKPVLQMVDIVKETWERLDSAGGGGERAHWMDVSQEKSWQTIFG